Genomic segment of Falco naumanni isolate bFalNau1 unplaced genomic scaffold, bFalNau1.pat scaffold_329_arrow_pat_ctg1, whole genome shotgun sequence:
AAGCGCTCCCCTGCCCATTCTGATGCCCCCTTGTCCCCTCcgttttttttgggggggtgggggtgttgcGGGGGTCCCCCGGAGCCGCGCGGCACCCGCGGGTGCTGCCCCACCTGTGGTTGATGATGCGGTGCACCGTCATCCACTCGGGTTTGATGCCGTAGCGGTAGAAACGCTCCTCCATCCCCCCAAAAAGGGggtccccccctgccccccgtTTCTCGCTTTTGGGGTCATCGTCCCCCGAGCCGTAAtcgagggggggggggcctcGTCCATGTCGTTCTTGCGCTGGTAGTTGCGGTACATCACCAGGTGGAAGATCTCCAGCTGTTGGGGGGGGGGCCagggggggggcacccccaAATTAGGGGTGGGGGCCAAGCACAACCCCCACCCTACCCCCCAAGGGCTCCTCAcaaagtgggggggggggggggaatgggggggctgcccctcgccccctgcccctgggtgGGGGTGGCGTGGGGACCATGGGGAGCCCCGAAGATGGTGGTGGCCCCGAGGGGGAGATCTTGGGGGGCCCCCAAGactggggaccccccccagtTGGTGTTACTGGGGGGTCCCTAAGCCTGTGGAAGCCACAGCTGGggatactgggggggggggggggtccgcAGTCTTGGGGAATCCCCCAGGTGCCCCCAGTTGACTATATTGGGGTGTCCCAAATATTGGGGACCCCCGACTAGGGATACTAGGGGGTCCCCAGTCCTGGGGAACCTCCCGGTTGGGGACATTGGACCCCCCCAATATCAGGACCCCCCAGGGGTGGGCTAtcagacacccccccccagggTGGCTCTatcgccgcccccccccccccccgccccagtgTACCAGCCCCCCAGGGTGGGTGTAccagcccctccccccagtaccagaccccccctcccccccagtaCCAGCCCTCCAGGGTGGGTGtaccaccccctccccccagtaccagaccccccctcccccccagtaCCAGCCCTCCAGGGTGGGTGtaccaccccctccccccagtaccagaccccccctcccccccagtaCCAGCCCTCCAGGGTGGGTGTatcaccccctccccccagtaCCAGCCCCTTCCCCCAGTGTACCAGCCCCCCCCAGGGGTGGGTATACCAGCCTTTTGCCCCAGTAccagccaccccccccccccagtaccAGCCCCCAAGGTGAGCGtaccagccccccccccgcccccagtaCCAGGTCCCAGCGTGGGTGTACCAGCCCCTTCCCCCAGTaccagccccccacccctcccagtACCAGGCCCCAGCGTGGATGTACCAGCCCCTCCCCCCAGAACCAGccccccccaagccccaggACCCCCGGGGGGGTCggggggtgcccccccccaTACCTGGAGCTCCTTGATCCAGGAGCAGTGCCAGTAGGAGAGCCCGACCCACTTGACGAAGAATTCCCGCTCGGAGCGGCCCTGCCGCGCCTGGGGGGGGCCCTCGGGGGGGGCGCCAGGGGGGGGCAGCCAcgggggggggcggctcccCCCATCGCCAGTACAGGATCTTCTGCACCCGCCCCTTCAGCACCGGGCACTGCGGAGGGACAGCGGCGTTGGGGACGCGGGGACAGCCACCTCGTCGTGTCACCGGGGGTGGGGGTCACACACAgcaccacccaccaccaccccccccagaCACCCAGTGCAGGTGAGGGAGGGGCAGGGTCCCACCCCAAGGGGTGGCTGTCCCCGCCTGGTCCCCAAGGAGCGGTGGCAGTGTCACTGCGCTGGCCCCAGCATCACCGGATACAGATTGTcactgtccctgtccccatcagGCTCTGGCACTGGCCTCAGCTTTGAGCTGTCCCACTCCagtcccatccctgtccccatctttgTCCCCATCCagtcctgtccctgtccccagccctgtcctcctccagtcctgtccctgtccccaccagtCCTGTCCCCTCCagtcctgtccctgtccccatccctgccccctccagtactgtccctgtccccacccctgTCCCACTCCagtcctgtccctgtccccaccagtcctgtccctgtccccatccctgccccctccagtcctgtccctgtccccaccccgTCCCCCTCCagtcctgtccctgtccccacccctgTCCCCCTCCAGTCCTGTCTCTGTCCCCACCCCTGTCCCCCTCCAGTCCTGTCCCTGTCGCCAGCCCTGCCCCCTCAactcctgtccctgtccccacccctgtccccctccagtcctgtccctgtccccagccctgtccccatccagtcctgtccctgtccccctccccaagtCCTGTCTCTGTCCCTATCTTTGTCCCCCTCAAatcctgtccctgtccccattcccatccccatccctgcccccgTCCCCATCAagtcctgtccctgtccccatccccccaagGTCCGTGTCCCCGTGTccgtccccatgtcccccccccgtgtccccgtcccccccagGTCGCCCCCCCGGTACCGTGCAGCGGGGACAGAGCCACTCGCCGTTGGGGACCTCGGGCAGGGGCGGGTTGAGGCAGTGGATGTGGTAGGAGGAGACGCAGGCGTcgcagcagagcagctccccgCCGTCCTTGCACACCCGGCAGTACTCCATGTGgtcgtcctcctcctccttctccccttcctcctcctcctcctcttcctcctcctcctcctccttcgCTTCCCACTGCACCCCCTCCTTCTCCTGAGCAACACCCGGCGTCAGGCACCCCAACGTCCTGGGGACACCTCCAGGGACACCCAAACCTCCTGGGGACACCTCCAGGGACACCCAAACCTCCTGGGGACACCCAAACCTCCTGGGGACACCTCCAGGGACACCCAAACCTCCTGGGGACACCTCCAGGGACACCCAAACCTCCTGGGGACACCTCCAGGGACATCCCAAGGGACACCCAAACCTCCTGGGGACACCTCCAGGGACACCCAAACCTCCTGGGGACACCCAAACCTCCTGGGGACACCTCCAGGGACATCCCAAGGGACACCCAAACCTCCTGAGGCCACCCCGAGGGACACCCAAACCTCCTGGGGCCACCCCGAGGGACATCCCAAGGGACACCCAAACCTCCTGGGGACACCTCCAGGGACACCCAAACCTCCTGGGAACACCCCGAGGGACACCCAAACCTCCTGGGGACACCCAAACCTCCTGGGGACACCCCGAGGGACACCCCAACCTCCTGGGGACACCTCCAGGGACACCCAAACCTCCTGGGGACACCTCCAGGGACACCCAAACCTCCTGGGGACACCTCCAGGGACACCCAAACCTCCTGGGGACACCTCCAGGGACACCCAAACCTCCTGGGGCCACCCCGAGGGACATCCCAAGGGACACCCAAACCTCCAGGGACACCCAAACCTCCTAGGGACACCTCCAGGGACACCCAAACCTCCTGGGAACACCCAAACCTCCTGGGAACACCCCGAGGGACACCTCCAGGGACACCCAAACCTCCTGGGGACACCTCCAGGGACATCCCAAGGGACACCCAAACCTCCTGGGGACACCTCCAGGGACACCCAAACCTCCTGGGGACACCTCCAGGGACACCCAAACCTCCTGGGGACACCCCGAGGGACACCCAAACCTCCTGGGGTCATCCTCTCACAGACCCCCAGAATCCCTAAGAGACCCCTTagggacacacacaccccccgaGAACCACTAAAGTCCCCCAGGGACCCCCTAGAGCCCTCCAGGATCTCTTAGTGTGTCCCCCAACACTCCTCAGGAACCCCCAAACTGCCCCCAGGATACCACTAGGGACCCCCAAACTCCCCCAGGGACACCCGAACTGCCCTCAGGAACCTCCCAGGGACCCCCAAACTTCCCCCAGGAACCCTCTAGGGATCCCCAAAACCCCTCAGGGACCCCCAAACTGCCCCAGGAACCCCCTAGAGACCCCCAAACTTCCTCCACGAACCCTCTAGGGATCCCCAAaaccccccagggacccccaaacTCTCCCAAGGACCCAACTAGGGACCTCCAAAACCTTCCAGGGAGCCTCACACTGCCCCCAGGATCCTCCTAGAGAACCCAAaccacccctccccacccccaccccccaccccaagtcCCCCGGCCCACCACTCACGCAGTGGGGGCAGCTCCAGCGTCCCTCGGGCGCGCGGTCGAGCTCGGGGTCGAGGCAGACGAGGTGGTAGGCGCGGGGGCAGGTGTCGCAGAGGATGATCTCCCCGCCCTGCTGGCACACCTCGCAGTAGTCCTGGTGGTCCGTCTCGTAGCCGTCCCCCTCCTCCTCCGGCCCCGGCCCTGCGGGGACGCCACGCACCACCCGCTGCCACCCGGATTgatggggggatggggggatggggggcggGGCGCCGGGGACaggggggcactgggggtggggggcatgGGGGTACTGGGAGCATTGGGGATGGGGGCACTGTGGGGATGAGGGCACGGGGGTACTAGGAGCGCTGAAGGCAGCCAGGCACTGGGGATGAGGGCATAGCAGtaactgggagcactgggggcaGCCGGGCACTGGGGCATGAGGACAGCCAGGCACTGGGAATGGGGGTATGGGGGTactgggagcaggcaggcacCAGGGGTGAGGGCATGGGGGAACTGGGAGCACTGGAGGCAGGCGGGCACTGGGGGATGAGGGCATGGGAGtaactgggagcactgggggatGAGGGCATGGGAGtaactgggagcactgggggatGAGGGCATGGGAGtaactgggagcactgggggatGAGGGCATGGGAGTAGCTGGGAGCAACCAGAGtatggggacatgggggaacTGGAAGCACTGGGGGCacctggggacagcaggcacAAGGGCATTGGAGGATGGGGTCAcgggggcactgggagcactgggatgcTGGGAGACAGGGGCACGAGGgaactgggagcactggggacacccagggacAGAGGGCACAGTGGTACTGCAGCTGCAGACAGGGGGGTGCTGGGAGATGGGGACACGGGAGCACTGGGAAACAGGGATGGGGTGCTGGGACACAGGGGTGCCCGGAGACGGGGCCACTGGGAAcactggggatggggacacggGGAGACCAGGGGCCACCCAGGGACAGGGgcatggggacactggggaaaGGGGCACTGGGGTCATCCAGGGACAGGAACTAAGGGACAccggggatggggacacaggggacaggggaagtggggatggggacatggtggcactggggacagggCCACtaggggtggggggatgggaacaccagggagaggggagcactggggacagcaggggcGCTGGGACACAGGGATGTGGTGGCACcagggacactggggacacCAAACACCCAGGAGagctggtggggacagggacacggTGACACCGCTGCGCTCCTTGGAAGAAGCCAGGGGCTGAGGAACCCCGCAGACGCCACCACCGACAGGGGGAAAGGAATGAGGACCCCTCTTCAGGGGGACACCACGGGCTTGGGGACCCCGGGTGACAACTTGGGGACGgcgtggggtgggggtgtctcACCGTGCGCGGGCGCCGTGCCCATCCCCACGGGGCCGCGCTCCCGGCTGAGGCCGGCGCAGGGGGCTGCAAGGAGAGAGGCGAGGAGGGGGGGGACGGGGGCGTCACCCGGCGTCCCCGCCGTGGGGgtctggggtggtggtggcaccCGGGGACTGGTGACACTTTGGGGACACTCACCCTTCTTCTTCTTGCGACCGGGACGTCCCCGCTTGAGCTTCTTGAGGCGGGTGGTGGGGTCAGGGCGGGCggtggcacccagcaccccgggGCTCTCAGCGTCAGACTCCTCCTCCGCCTCCCCCGCGTCCTCACTCTGCCCGGGGACAGCGGGTGACATTGGGGGACAACGGGGGACACTGGGGGATgagggggacacggggggaggcagggagagacgggggggggggggggcgcagcgGTGGGATGGGAACACGTGGCCAGGTGCCACCGCTTGGGGACAGGAGGGCACACGGGGACACCGGGGGTaggggacaggaggggacacGAGGGGAACAGGAGGGGGGGGGGACGCCGCGGGGGGGACAACCGAGGGGACAGGCCCTACCGAGCTGCTCTTCTTGCGCTTGCCGCCCAGCACACCCAGTTTGATTTTCAGCGGCGCCATCTTCCTccccttcatcttcctcttcagctCCGGCACCCGCGGGCTCTTGCTGCGCTTCTTGTGGCCGGGCCCTggggggaggggacacacaGGCATTTGGGGGgggacacagacacacacatcccccagcctggcaccccctcccccagaCCCCTGAGaaccccagggacccccccagtCCCCACCTCAGGGTCCTCCTGGggacccaccccccccccccccgacctCTAGGGAACGCCCCAGTCCACCCCCAAGGACCCCCTAACTGCCTGGGGGATccccctggggacacccagaTCCCGCCCTGATCCCTAAAGCCTCCCCACGGAATCCCAGAGCCCCCCGGGAATCCTTCTAGGGACCCCTGACGATCCCTAAGTTCCCCTCAGGGATCCCCAAAATTCCCCCAGGATCCTCCTAGTGCCCCCCAACCTCCACCTAGGGACCCCCAAAGTCCCCCTAGGGACTCCCAAAATCCCCCAGGATCCCTAAAGCCTCCCCAGAGACCCTTAAAGCCCCCTTGGATCCTCCTAGGGACCCCCCAAACTCCCCCAGGGTCCCCTTAGGGACCCCCAAAACTGCCCCACGATCCCTAAAGCCTCGCCAGGGAACCTCAAAGCCCCCCAGGATCACCCAAGGGACCCCCAAACTCCCCCAGGGAGCCCTAAATTCCCTTTAGGGACCCccaaacacccccagggacccccaaaACAGCCCACAGGGTCCCCCTAGGGAACCCCAACACCCTCCAAGGATCCCCAAAGCCTTCCCAGGGGACCTTCAAAGCCCCCAGGATCACCCAAGGGGACCCCCAAACTCCCCTAGGGACCCCCTAAGGTTCCTCAAAGCCCCCCCCAGGcaccccccaaacccctccCAGGGCCCAATAAAGCTCCCAGCTCGCAAGGACCCAGGCATCCGGGGTAGGGGGCACCCAGGCAGCACCCACCTTTCCCCTCCTTGGTCTTGGCCTTGcgcaggggtgggggggggcgcCTCGGGGGCGACGGCAGCCACGGCAGCTGACACCTGCTCAgccacggcggcggcggcagcggcggcggcggcggccacAGCGGCGGCGGAGCCCTTGAAGGGGTTGTTGGCGCTGAACTCTCGCCATTTGGCCCCCAGGATGGTCATCATCTTCGACATGGGGATTTTGGGGTTCTTCTTGGCGATCAAGGGCCTggcgggggagggagggaggtgggttGGGAACACAAGGGAGGGGGGACCCCAGGATTtggtgggggggaaggggggggggggtacaCAGGGGAATCGAGACACCTTGGCGGGGGGCACCTGGGGACCACTGATGCTCCCCCACAAACCTCTTTCAACCCAGGGTGCCCCAATGGCTCCCAAGCACCCCCAGGtgcccccccaacccccgcAGCAGCCCAAGATGCCCCCATGGTCCCCCAGGACCCCAAGGTATTCCTatgcccccccccgcccagctcCCTGAGGTGCCCCCCAAACACCCTGAGCCACCCTAAAATCATCCCCCCCAAGCACTCTCAAGTagccaccagcacccagagAGATCCCTAAGGACCCTGAGGCACCCCAAAGTGTCCCTGTAGCCCCCCCAAGACCCAGAGGAGCCCCACAGCACTCCAGGGTGCACCCTCCCATCCTCCCAAGgtgtcccccagcaccctgagaTGACCTAAAAGACGCATCCCCAGTACCCTGAggtgtcccccagcacccagagggACCCTCTGGGACCCTGAGGTGCGCCCCCCCACCCACCTCATGAATTGGCTGAAGGCTTTGTAGTTGGTGAGGGTGTGATAGTCCTCCTCGGTGAACACATGGTCCACGTCCTCCAGCCCCCAGGCCCCCAGCAGCTGCGCCGAGGACTTCTGCTCCACTGCCTGCGCCggggagggggacacagggcggggggggacacagaggggGACAccaggagggggaaaggaacGTGAGAAACACACAGGAACAGGGACAAGAGAGAATAAGGAAACACGTCacccaccaggacccccacaGGCCCCAGCACGGGTGATAGGACACCCACAGGGGTGATGGGACCCCCACATCAACCCACACAGGTTATAGGACCCACCCACAGGTGTCAGGGCCCTCATGGGCACCTATACAGGTGACGAGGACCCTCACGGGCACCCATATGGCAATGGGACCCCCCACGGAACCCCACAGAGTGACAGGATCCCCAGGAGGACCCACGTGGGTGTTGGGACCCCCACAGGCACCCACATTGGCCACAGGATCCCCACGGGTCCCTACACAGTGATGGGAGCCCCAtgcctgcccctcccccccccccccccccccggcatgGGCCCCCCACAAGGGCCACCAGAGGTCCCCACACCATGATGGGACCCCCACAGGCACCCCCACGGGCGATGGGATCCCTATGGGTCCCTACGCAGTGACAGGACCCCCatgccccgccccccccccggcatgGGCCCCCCACAAGGACCCCCCCAGGGCAGCGCTGGGGgagcccctgtgcccccaggCACCCTCCCCTACCCActgggtgccccccacccacGGGTGGTGCCCCCCAGCCGTACCTTCACCTTCTGCCCCCCTTCCTCATCAGTCTTTTTCCgtctctttgtctttttttccttcttctcacGGTGCTTCCGCCGCCGCTTCCTGGCCGCCCCCCCAGAGTCGCTGCCACCGCTCTCTGACTTCTCGCGGTACTCCTCCCGCTGGTATTCCTCCCGCTCCGACTCCAGCTCATCCTCGCTCACCTAAGACCACCACCCAGTGCTTGTTCTCGGGGCCCATCACCACCTACCGGGGCCCCTCAGTCACACTGAGACCCCCACCAGCCACCCCAGGATCCCGTCAGCCACCCTGACACCCCCATCAGCCACCCCAGACATCCCATCAGTCACCCTGAGACCCCCATCAGCCACCCCATGACACCATCAGTTGCCTCCAACCCAGTCAGCCACGCCAAGACCCCCATCAGCCACTCCAGACCCCGGCTACCAGCCCAAAAGCCCCATCAGCTGCCTCGAGACCCCGTCAGCCACCCTGAGAGTCTGTCACACCCGCCCCAGACCCCACCCATCGCCCCCCAGACCCCATCAGCCACCCTGAGAGCCTGTCACCCACCCCCAGACCCCACCCATTCTCCCTGGACCCTGTCAGTCGCCCTGAGGCTCCGTCACCTGCCCCCAGAGCCCACCCATCATCCCCCACACCCTGTGAGCTGACCCCAGACCCTTGTCACCCATCCCCAGACCCCATCACGTGCACCAGGACCACCCAGGTGTCTGGGCTCGAcacagcccccccaccccagccaggaggACCCTGGCGTTGGTGCAGGGTGTCCCGGGGAACTTACCAGTTTTTTCCGTTTCCGTGGTTTTCcgggtttgttttccttttgcttccgGGGGCCCCGTTTCTTCTTCTTCACCCCCAGGGCCCCATCGAGGCCCCGCAGCAGCTCGTCGTCACCATCTGTGGGGACACTGCAGCCTGAGCCGCGGGGTCGGTGACACACGCTGGCAGCTGACAGGGACAGACAGCCAAGCTGAGGTCCCCTCTGCTGCCACCAAGATGGTGACAGCCAGTGAgacaggggacagggacaggcgACCACGTTCAGGTCCCCTCTCAGGCCACCAGCACGgtgacacacacacaggcagctgACAAGGACAGGGGACCACGCTGAGGTCCCTTACGTGGCCACCAGAACGGTGACACACAGCGAGATGGGTGACAGCCACAGATGGCCACAATGAGGTCCCCTCTGTGCTGGCCACAGGTGACAgtgacaggcaggcagggtccCCTCTGTGGCCACCAGGACAATGACACGATGAAGCAAGGTGGGTGACAGGGACAGGCAACCACGCCGAGGTCCcctccacagccaccagcacactgacacacaggaagaaaaatgacaacCACAGACAGCCATGCTGAGGTCCCCTCCACAGCTACCCGGGTGGTGACACGCAGGAAGACAGGTGACAGGGACATGTGGCCACAATGCGGTCTCCTCTGTGGCCACCAAcccaccaacacacacacagaggcgGGTGATGGCCATGTGCGGTCATGCTGAGGTCCCCTCTGTGGCCACCAAGACAGTGACACACAGTGAAGGGGGTGACAGGGACAGTGGCCATGCTGAGGTCCCCTCTGTGGCCACCAGCATGCTGACACACATGGAGGTGGGTGACAGTGACAGCCACAGGAGGCAACACCGAGGTCCCGGGGACAGTGACACACCGGGAGACGGGTGACAGGGACAGGCGGCCATGCTGAGGTCCCCTCCGTAACCATCGGTGCGCTGACACACACATGAAGATGGGTGATGGCCACAGGTGGCCACAGCAAGGTCCCTTCTGTGGCCACCAACCCACTGACACAGAGCTGGGGGACAGCCACAGGTGGCCAC
This window contains:
- the LOC121082140 gene encoding LOW QUALITY PROTEIN: chromodomain-helicase-DNA-binding protein 3-like (The sequence of the model RefSeq protein was modified relative to this genomic sequence to represent the inferred CDS: inserted 4 bases in 2 codons; deleted 9 bases in 7 codons); protein product: MKTTKRKKRRRRRRRTPRSSPSAPGTAGRPTSSPRRRPPRRRRRPPPAPAPAAAGPTEAPAAASVCHRPRGSGCSVPTDGDDELLRGLDGALGVKKKKRGPRKQKENKPGKPRKRKKLVSEDELESEREEYQREEYREKSESGGSDSGGAARKRRRKHREKKEKKTKRRKKTDEEGGQKVKAVEQKSSAQLLGAWGLEDVDHVFTEEDYHTLTNYKAFSQFMRPLIAKKNPKIPMSKMMTILGAKWREFSANNPFKGSAAAVAAAAAAAAAAVAEQVSAAVAAVAPEAPXPPPLRKAKTKEGKGPGHKKRSKSPRVPELKRKMKGRKMAPLKIKLGVLGGKRKKSSSSEDAGEAEEESDAESPGVLGATARPDPTTRLKKLKRGRPGRKKKKAPCAGLSRERGPVGMGTAPAHGPGPEEEGDGYETDHQDYCEVCQQGGEIILCDTCPRAYHLVCLDPELDRAPEGRWSCPHCEKEGVQWEAKEEEEEEEEEEEEGEKEEEDDHMEYCRVCKDGGELLCCDACVSSYHIHCLNPPLPEVPNGEWLCPRCTCPVLKGRVQKILYWRWGEPPPPVAAXPPGAPPEGPPQARQGRSEREFFVKWVGLSYWHCSWIKELQLEIFHLVMYRNYQRKNDMDEPPPLDYGSGDDDPKSEKRGAGGDPLFGGMEERFYRYGIKPEWMTVHRIINHSVDRKGQYHYLVKWRDLPYDQATWEEDEMPIPDYDLHKLAYWKHREVFMGEDPAQPRALQEEKKGRHRGRGPPDSPTNDPTVKYETQPRFITATGGTLHLYQLEGLNWLRFSWAQSTDTILADEMGLGKTIQTIVFLYSLYKEGHTKGPFLVSAPLSTIINWEREFQMWAPAFYVVTYTGDKDSRAIIRENEFSFDDNAMKGGKKAFTMKREAQVKFHVLLTSYELITIDQAALGSIRWACLVVDEAHRLKNNQSKFFRGAERVQDRAQAPADGDAAAEQPGGAVPPPQLPHPPSASTTWRVFLEEFADISKEDQIKKLHDLLGPHMLRRLKADVFKNMPAKTELIVRVELSPMQKKYYKNILTRNFEALNSRGGGNQVSLLNIMMDLKKCCNHPYLFPVAAMESRSWPSGAYEGGALIKASGKLLLLQKMLRKLKEQNHRVLIFSQMTKMLDLLEDFLDYEGYKYERIEGGITGALRQEAIDRFQR